One part of the Ornithodoros turicata isolate Travis chromosome 2, ASM3712646v1, whole genome shotgun sequence genome encodes these proteins:
- the LOC135384529 gene encoding uncharacterized protein LOC135384529 produces the protein MERAKQKRASRRRQVTKLIGEASTVIANESPDRMLLESLLERLRVSNEELKQLNNEFEQYLKDDDIESELDTALEYEDNAVSSMANLRTKISALVVTPVATTSAQVSGSSPQVNEKSNSNGIRLPKLQLVRFRGELSMWGTFWEQFKGAIHDNTSLSKAEKFYYLRSLLDGPAATAISGLQATEECYTDAIEVLTERFGDKKRIEREHLSRLRTLPDIKSSRDVYGLRRLYDHVQTHVRGLKALGVASESYASMMCEILLSSLPTDLALDYQRLKKRLLLYDARGSSDSTETSSEPEGNTSGELKNILNFIRIEIESMEGVSMTDKRQDCNYGRSKDAHKARPPSSHVLYNATGKRTEACIFCKSGTHMTMKCNSAMPLEERRGKLAKEQRCFRCTKTGHRSRECRSGIVCANCNGRHATSLCDPNWTRSHQKE, from the coding sequence atggaaCGAGCAAAGCAGAAGCGTGCATCGAGAAGACGTCAGGTGACGAAACTCATCGGCGAAGCATCTACGGTTATCGCTAACGAATCGCCGGATCGGATGTTACTTGAGAGTCTTCTAGAACGACTGCGGGTCAGCAACGAAGAGCTCAAACAACTAAATAACGAGTTCGAACAGTACCTAAAGGACGATGACATCGAATCCGAACTGGATACAGCGCTGGAATACGAAGACAACGCAGTGAGTTCCATGGCTAACTTACGAACCAAGATATCCGCACTTGTTGTTACACCAGTCGCAACAACGTCTGCTCAAGTGAGTGGGTCGTCGCCACAAGTCAACGAGAAATCAAACTCCAATGGCATCCGACTTCCCAAGTTGCAACTGGTGAGGTTCCGCGGCGAGCTGTCAATGTGGGGAACCTTCTGGGAGCAGTTTAAAGGAGCAATCCATGATAACACCTCACTTTCCAAAGCAGAAAAATTCTATTACCTACGGTCCTTGCTGGATGGACCTGCAGCTACCGCAATTTCTGGTCTCCAAGCAACGGAGGAGTGTTATACAGATGCCATCGAGGTGCTGACAGAACGTTTTGGTGACAAAAAACGCATCGAAAGGGAACATTTGTCAAGGCTTCGGACACTCCCGGACATCAAATCATCACGTGATGTGTACGGGCTTCGCAGGCTGTACGACCATGTTCAAACGCATGTCCGAGGATTGAAGGCGCTGGGTGTAGCAAGCGAAAGCTACGCATCGATGATGTGTGAGATCCTTCTCTCGAGCTTGCCTACAGACCTGGCACTGGACTATCAACGCCTAAAGAAGAGACTTCTTTTGTATGACGCAAGGGGTAGTTCAGACAGCACGGAGACATCCTCGGAACCTGAAGGAAACACATCCGGTGAGCTAAAAAATATCCTCAACTTCATCAGAATCGAAATCGAGAGCATGGAAGGTGTCAGCATGACAGATAAAAGGCAGGACTGTAATTACGGACGCAGTAAAGACGCTCACAAAGCTCGTCCACCATCATCGCATGTTCTCTACAACGCCACTGGGAAAAGAACAGAAGCATGTATCTTCTGCAAATCCGGAACTCACATGACAATGAAGTGTAACAGTGCAATGCCGTTAGAAGAACGCAGAGGGAAGTTAGCAAAGGAACAGCGATGCTTCAGGTGCACAAAAACCGGCCACCGATCACGCGAATGTCGTTCCGGAATTGTTTGTGCTAACTGCAACGGGAGACATGCGACTTCCCTATGCGATCCAAACTGGACAAGATCACACCAGAAAGAATGA
- the LOC135384530 gene encoding uncharacterized protein LOC135384530, with product MAAPASETQIMLRTFRAFAVNEDSSVYFRLVIDGGSQRTFIREDLAKLLKLDVIDTITLRVNTFANAKPANGNRYNVVRVRVKSQHTPTEVTLDAIVIPFICNDLTQTPVESEFVKEVHHDGGFLADVILQSPCPTIHGVSFLLGSDQMWKLLTGQVRKSQTNDRLAAIETALGWTFQGPVCTRASVEQNANLAVCVLRVDTTETCLTKFWDLEAIGITDDPKSPNESEAEVMRRFTVGLRRNEERYIVSLPWKEHHEKLPDNHEVAATRLKNLTKKLIREGNMDEYDLAIRNYITDGHAEKVPDVATNEAQPVYYMPHRAVVRENATSTRLRIVFDASSHAPGKASLNDHLEKGPKLNCDLLPVLLRFRTYRVAITADVRKAFLQIEVQQEDRNALRFLWFTEKPENEKPLPQIEEWRMTRVPFGTTASPFLLSATLRQHLNTASDCDKSIAETLATSFYVDDLLTGADSDSEALHIYETATKLLGTAGMKLQKWASNSAALDHKFNRYNDDETENNKLLNNNEITKVLGLAWNKSDDNFKFTGCNLLEVVASSANTKRAVLQASARLFDPLGILSPYTIRNKILFQKLWEDKLPWDSPLPQAIAEEWNSWCSELLQLKHVSVDRYAMRGIEGQPRRLQLHTFTDASPLAYGACIYLRAEDYFGNVSVSLLVAKARVAPIKKLSLPRLELMAALVGARFAKFTSDALTNLKPETWFWCDSTITLAWINSSPIKWKPFVCNRVQEIQSLTDTKKWSHCPGTQNPADLLTRGTTVNNISHSDLWHKGPEWLASTQLQCSPDTHQADDEASHAIYETGEEERCITKSVAVHLVPEKAPPLLEIERISWLQRLLRITAWIRRFTWNCRNAASDRKQGPLDTSEVHEAEEYWIKQAQHDAYFVEIDQLRENKKPSNQSKTHILRLRLDTKGFLRLEGRLHFASEAEGTKHPILLPKEHPLTKLIVRAAHHRVLHGGVQDTLTEISETFWVPQVRQLARKIIGRCTVCAKAKLKAAQAPTAPLPEERIQRSEPFEIVGVDFAGPLLLKTKDGVEKAYIALFTCAVTRAIHLELVPNVTTKSFLMSFRRFISRRGMPTTIYSDNAKTFQRGSKEVRAMWKAMRASEVYDFCSTQKIHWKFIVERAPWWGGWWERMVGGNAW from the coding sequence ATGGCCGCACCTGCAAGCGAAACCCAAATTATGCTTCGAACGTTTAGGGCATTTGCCGTCAACGAAGACAGCTCTGTCTACTTCCGCTTAGTTATCGATGGCGGCAGTCAAAGAACATTTATTCGTGAGGATCTTGCCAAATTGCTCAAGCTAGATGTTATTGATACAATAACCCTACGTGTAAATACGTTTGCAAACGCCAAACCTGCGAATGGCAACAGGTATAATGTGGTCAGAGTGCGCGTGAAGAGTCAGCACACTCCAACCGAAGTAACGCTTGACGCCATCGTGATACCGTTTATATGCAATGATCTCACCCAAACACCGGTGGAGAGCGAGTTTGTAAAAGAGGTCCACCACGACGGAGGTTTCCTAGCTGATGTGATTTTGCAATCACCATGTCCAACGATCCACGGTGTGAGCTTTCTCCTCGGATCCGACCAAATGTGGAAGCTTCTTACCGGCCAAGTGCGGAAATCGCAGACGAACGACCGCTTGGCAGCCATCGAAACTGCACTTGGATGGACGTTCCAAGGTCCAGTATGCACAAGAGCTTCCGTGGAGCAAAACGCAAACCTGGCTGTTTGTGTTCTGAGAGTGGACACAACAGAAACGTGCCTAACAAAATTTTGGGATCTGGAAGCTATCGGCATTACGGACGATCCTAAATCTCCAAACGAAAGTGAGGCGGAAGTAATGCGACGTTTCACTGTTGGCCTCAGACGCAACGAAGAACGGTACATTGTGTCACTGCCATGGAAGGAACATCACGAAAAGCTTCCCGACAACCACGAGGTAGCCGCTACAAGATTAAAGAATTTAACCAAGAAACTGATCAGAGAAGGCAACATGGACGAGTATGATTTGGCCATACGCAACTACATAACGGACGGACACGCAGAAAAGGTTCCCGATGTTGCAACAAACGAAGCACAACCGGTGTACTACATGCCCCATCGCGCTGTCGTGCGAGAGAATGCCACATCAACAAGGCTACGAATAGTGTTTGACGCCTCATCGCACGCACCTGGGAAAGCTTCACTTAACGACCATCTTGAAAAGGGACCAAAACTGAACTGTGATTTGCTGCCAGTCCTTCTCCGTTTCCGAACGTATCGAGTTGCTATTACCGCTGACGTACGCAAAGCATTTCTACAAATTGAAGTACAGCAAGAGGACAGAAATGCACTACGCTTCCTGTGGTTCACCGAGAAACCGGAGAACGAGAAACCACTGCCCCAAATTGAGGAATGGAGGATGACACGCGTTCCCTTTGGAACAACGGCGAGTCCGTTTCTGCTCAGTGCTACACTAAGACAACACCTCAACACAGCCAGTGACTGTGACAAGAGCATTGCAGAGACATTGGCAACGTCATTCTACGTCGATGACCTCCTGACGGGGGCAGACAGTGATTCCGAGGCACTTCACATCTACGAGACTGCGACAAAACTTCTCGGAACAGCAGGAATGAAACTACAAAAATGGGCCTCAAATTCGGCAGCATTGGATCATAAATTCAACAGGTACAACGACGacgagacagagaacaacaaactGCTCAACAACAACGAGATCACAAAGGTCCTTGGCCTCGCTTGGAATAAAAGCGACGATAACTTCAAATTCACGGGATGCAACCTGCTTGAGGTTGTCGCATCTTCTGCGAACACAAAGCGCGCCGTCCTACAGGCATCTGCTCGACTCTTCGACCCATTGGGAATATTGTCACCTTACACTATCCGAAACAAGATTTTGTTTCAAAAGCTGTGGGAAGATAAGCTGCCGTGGGACTCGCCACTACCACAGGCAATCGCTGAAGAATGGAACAGCTGGTGCAGTGAGCTGctacagctcaagcatgtatctGTCGACCGCTACGCAATGCGTGGAATTGAGGGCCAACCAAGGCGGCTACAGCTACACACGTTCACCGACGCCAGTCCCCTCGCTTACGGAGCATGCATATATCTACGTGCAGAAGACTACTTCGGCAACGTCAGTGTATCCTTACTTGTCGCCAAAGCCCGAGTAGCCCCAATCAAGAAATTGTCACTACCGAGGTTGGAGCTAATGGCGGCACTCGTCGGAGCACGCTTCGCGAAGTTTACGTCAGATGCCTTAACGAATCTAAAACCGGAAACATGGTTTTGGTGCGATTCTACTATAACGCTGGCCTGGATCAACAGTTCACCGATCAAATGGAAGCCTTTTGTCTGCAACAGGGTGCAGGAGATACAGTCTCTCACGGATACCAAGAAATGGTCACATTGCCCTGGCACACAGAATCCCGCCGACTTGCTAACTCGCGGGACAACGGTCAACAACATATCTCACAGTGATCTATGGCACAAGGGTCCGGAATGGCTAGCGTCGACGCAGCTCCAATGTTCGCCTGACACTCATCAAGCGGACGACGAGGCGTCACATGCGATTTATGAAACAGGAGAGGAGGAGCGATGTATCACCAAATCAGTGGCTGTGCACCTAGTTCCTGAGAAGGCGCCACCTCTTCTGGAAATCGAACGAATCAGCTGGCTACAAAGGCTCCTCCGTATCACCGCATGGATTCGAAGATTTACATGGAACTGCCGCAACGCAGCCAGCGACAGGAAACAAGGCCCTTTGGACACATCTGAGGTACACGAGGCCGAGGAGTACTGGATAAAACAAGCACAGCATGATGCGTATTTTGTAGAGATTGATCAACTCCGTGAAAATAAGAAACCGTCAAACCAGTCCAAAACCCACATACTTCGATTGCGACTGGACACGAAGGGTTTCCTGCGACTCGAAGGAAGGCTGCACTTTGCGTCAGAGGCAGAAGGTACAAAACATCCTATTCTGCTTCCAAAAGAACATCCTTTGACGAAGCTAATTGTTCGAGCTGCTCATCATAGAGTGCTTCACGGAGGTGTGCAGGACACGCTAACTGAAATCAGTGAGACATTTTGGGTACCGCAGGTACGGCAACTGGCTCGCAAGATCATTGGTCGCTGCACGGTGTGtgcaaaagcgaaactgaaagCGGCACAAGCACCCACCGCACCGCTTCCCGAAGAGCGTATTCAACGAAGTGAGCCTTTTGAGATCGTCGGTGTCGACTTTGCTGGACCTCTCTTGCTCAAAACAAAAGACGGTGTCGAAAAGGCGTACATAGCACTGTTTACATGTGCTGTCACCCGCGCTATACACCTGGAACTTGTACCCAACGTCACAACGAAGTCTTTTCTGATGTCATTCCGAAGATTCATATCCCGAAGAGGCATGCCAACCACCATCTACTCTGACAACGCCAAGACATTCCAGAGAGGTTCCAAAGAAGTGAGAGCAATGTGGAAGGCTATGAGAGCTTCAGAAGTTTACGATTTCTGCTCGACTCAAAAAATCCACTGGAAATTTATCGTGGAACGAGCCCCTTGGTGGGGCGGCTGGTGGGAACGCATGGTAGGTGGGAACGCATGGTAA